One region of Salvelinus sp. IW2-2015 linkage group LG6.1, ASM291031v2, whole genome shotgun sequence genomic DNA includes:
- the pomgnt2 gene encoding protein O-linked-mannose beta-1,4-N-acetylglucosaminyltransferase 2, producing MRAASCRMNAAAILNGLLVSVVAALLWKYVRLSEHAAVLEEELQLTHQSQELSQARIDYHAALLALQEYGTRMVCTGKMHTDRICRFDYLCYCTEAEEFVFFHSNSSFMLPNLGPRRFQPALLDLSSVEDHNTQYFNFLELPAAALKFMPKPVFVPDVTLILNRFNPDNLMHVFHDDLLPIFYTMQQYSDLDDEARLVFMEGWGEGAHFDLYRLLSSKQPLLKEQLRNFGKLMCFTKSYVGLSKMTTWYQYGFVQPQGPKANILVSGNEIRQFSSSLMEKLNITTRGGEESAAEEKDEYIVVFSRSINRLILNEAELILALAQEFQMRAVTVSLEEQTFPSIVKVISGASILVSMHGAQLVSSLFLSRGAVVVELFPYAVNPEQYTPYKTLASLPGMDLQYVAWRNMVEENSVAYPERPWEQGGIAHLDKEXQXHILXSKEVPRHLXCRNPEWLYRIYQDTIVDIPSLLEALRATVKSRPNLKKAKPASTVHPGQVREPQCQTSVQATNEAKLTVSWQIPWNLKYLKVREVKYEVWIQEQGENTYMPYILPHQNYTFSENIKPFTTYLVWVRCIFNKNLLGPFADVLTCRT from the coding sequence ATGCGTGCGGCGAGCTGCAGGATGAACGCGGCGGCCATTCTGAACGGCCTGCTGGTGTCGGTGGTGGCAGCACTGCTCTGGAAGTACGTGAGGCTAAGCGAGCACGCTGCAGTACTGGAGGAGGAGCTGCAGCTGACCCACCAGTCCCAGGAGTTGTCCCAGGCCCGGATAGACTACCACGCTGCTCTGCTGGCCCTCCAGGAATATGGCACCCGTATGGTCTGCACCGGCAAGATGCACACTGATCGCATCTGCCGCTTCGACTACCTGTGCTACTGCACCGAGGCCGAGGAGTTTGTCTTCTTCCACAGCAACTCCTCCTTCATGCTGCCCAACCTGGGGCCCCGGCGATTCCAGCCGGCCCTGCTGGACCTGTCCTCTGTGGAGGATCACAACACCCAGTACTTCAACTTCCTGGAGCTGCCCGCAGCTGCCCTCAAGTTCATGCCCAAGCCTGTGTTCGTCCCTGACGTCACCCTCATCCTCAACCGTTTCAATCCGGATAATCTGATGCATGTGTTCCACGATGACCTGCTTCCCATCTTCTACACCATGCAGCAGTACTCGGACCTGGACGATGAGGCCCGCCTGGTCTTCATGGAGGGCTGGGGTGAGGGCGCACACTTTGACCTCTACCGCCTGCTGAGCAGCAAGCAGCCACTTCTCAAAGAACAGCTGAGGAACTTTGGCAAACTTATGTGCTTCACAAAGTCCTACGTGGGCTTGTCCAAGATGACCACATGGTACCAGTACGGCTTTGTCCAACCACAGGGCCCCAAAGCCAACATCCTGGTCTCTGGGAACGAGATCCGGCAGTTTTCCTCATCGCTGATGGAGAAGCTCAATATCACCacgcgaggaggagaggagagcgcagCGGAGGAAAAGGACGAGTACATCGTAGTGTTCAGTCGCTCCATCAACAGACTCATCCTGAACGAAGCGGAGCTGATCCTTGCGTTAGCGCAGGAGTTCCAGATGAGAGCGGTGACGGTGTCTCTGGAGGAGCAGACCTTCCCCAGCATCGTCAAGGTCATCAGCGGGGCCTCCATATTGGTCAGCATGCACGGGGCCCagctggtctcctctctcttcctctcccgggGGGCCGTCGTAGTGGAGCTCTTTCCCTATGCGGTCAACCCAGAGCAGTACACCCCTTACAAAACCCTGGCCTCTCTACCAGGCATGGACCTGCAGTATGTGGCCTGGAGGAACATGGTGGAGGAGAACTCTGTGGCCTACCCAGAGAGGCCCTGGGAGCAGGGTGGTATAGCCCACCTGGATAAGGAAGASCAGGAMCACATCCTGYCCAGTAAGGAAGTYCCRAGACACCTGTGRTGCCGCAACCCTGAGTGGCTCTATCGCATCTACCAGGACACCATAGTGGACATCCCTTCTTTACTAGAGGCTCTCAGAGCGACAGTGAAAAGCAGGCCCAACCTGAAGAAGGCCAAGCCTGCCAGCACGGTCCACCCAGGCCAGGTCAGAGAGCCCCAGTGCCAGACGTCGGTCCAGGCCACCAACGAGGCCAAGCTGACTGTGTCGTGGCAAATCCCCTGGAACCTCAAGTACCtgaaggtcagggaggtgaagtACGAAGTGTGGATCCAGGAGCAAGGAGAGAACACGTACATGCCTTATATTCTCCCCCACCAGAACTATACCTTCTCTGAAAACATCAAACCCTTTACGACGTACCTGGTGTGGGTGCGCTGCATCTTTAACAAAAACCTCCTGGGGCCCTTTGCAGATGTACTCACGTGCAGGACATAA